The DNA window ATCGCCTCGGTGATTCTGGCGGCGTCGCTGCTGTTGCTGTTTAGCATCAACATGCTGCAAAGCCGCTTTGGCAAACGCATCGGGGGGCACTGATGGCTGATGTAACTGCCTTCAATGGCGTTGAGCGCCCTGGCATCAACTGGGGCAAATGGGTTCTGATCGGCCTTGGCATGCTGTTTTCGCTGCTGTTGCTGGTGATCCCCATGATTTCGATTTTTGCCGAGGCCTTTTCCAAGGGTGCCGGCGAAATGTGGCGCAACCTGCTTGATGCGGACATGCTGCATGCGATTTGGCTGACGGTGCTGATCGCGCTGATCACGGTGCCGGTCAACCTGGTGTTCGGCACGCTGCTGGCGTGGCTGGTGACGCGGTTCACCTTTCCGGGCCGCCAGCTGTTGCTGACGCTGATCGACATTCCGTTTGCCGTCTCGCCGGTGGTGGCGGGGCTGATTTACCTGCTGTTTTACGGCAGCAACGGCCTGCTGGGCGGCTGGCTGGATGCGCATGATATCCAGTTGATGTTCGCCTGGCCGGGCATGGTGCTGGTCACGGTGTTCGTCACCTGCCCGTTTGTGGTGCGTGAACTGGTGCCGATGATGCTTAGCCAGGGCAGCCAGGAAGACGAAGCCGCCGTGTTGCTTGGCGCATCCGGCTGGCAGATGTTCCGCCGCGTCACGCTGCCGAACATCCGTTGGGCGCTGCTGTACGGCGTGGTGCTGACCAACGCGCGCGCCATTGGCGAATTCGGCGCGGTATCGGTGGTTTCTGGTTCTATCCGCGGTGAGACATACAGCTTGCCGCTGCAGGTTGAGTTATTGCAGCAGGATTACAACACCGTCGGCTCCTTTACGGCGGCTGCGTTATTGACCGTGATGGCAATCGTGACCCTATTTTTGAAGAGTGCGCTGCAGTGGCGGTTG is part of the Gibbsiella quercinecans genome and encodes:
- the cysW gene encoding sulfate/thiosulfate ABC transporter permease CysW, coding for MADVTAFNGVERPGINWGKWVLIGLGMLFSLLLLVIPMISIFAEAFSKGAGEMWRNLLDADMLHAIWLTVLIALITVPVNLVFGTLLAWLVTRFTFPGRQLLLTLIDIPFAVSPVVAGLIYLLFYGSNGLLGGWLDAHDIQLMFAWPGMVLVTVFVTCPFVVRELVPMMLSQGSQEDEAAVLLGASGWQMFRRVTLPNIRWALLYGVVLTNARAIGEFGAVSVVSGSIRGETYSLPLQVELLQQDYNTVGSFTAAALLTVMAIVTLFLKSALQWRLERQNIRRDREANNEH